In the genome of Ctenopharyngodon idella isolate HZGC_01 chromosome 19, HZGC01, whole genome shotgun sequence, one region contains:
- the scn1bb gene encoding sodium channel, voltage-gated, type I, beta b: MDECVRRLLLLCVFCALSVSVCRGACAEVDSDTEAVAGRSFKLGCISCKMRGEVEATATIDWLFKARGEDDFIHIYSYDGQVSNIVDERFQDRVEWHGSRKTFDIQDASVDILNVTFNDSGVYRCIFNRILSYAHYEFTTIEQKEVYLTVVAKATRGTASIVSEVMMYVSIIGLQLWLLVEMIYCYRKIAAAGEEALRASAAEYLAIASESKDNCGGVQVAE, encoded by the exons aTGGACGAGTGTGTGAGACGCCTGCTGCTCCTGTGTGTGTTCTGCGCGCTCTCAG TGTCGGTGTGCCGCGGCGCGTGTGCGGAGGTCGACTCGGACACGGAGGCCGTCGCCGGCCGGAGCTTCAAGCTGGGATGCATTTCCTGTAAGATGCGCGGAGAGGTGGAGGCCACGGCGACCATCGACTGGCTCTTCAAGGCGCGAGGAGAGGACGACTTCATTCAC ATTTATAGTTATGACGGACAGGTGTCCAACATCGTCGACGAGCGCTTTCAGGATCGGGTGGAGTGGCACGGCAGCAGGAAAACCTTCGACATTCAGGACGCGTCTGTGGACATCCTGAACGTCACCTTCAACGACTCGGGCGTCTACCGCTGCATCTTCAACCGCATCCTCAGCTACGCGCACTACGAGTTCACCACCATCGAACAGAAAGAGGTTTACCTCACTGTGGTGGCCAAAG CCACGCGCGGGACGGCGTCCATCGTGTCGGAGGTCATGATGTACGTGTCCATCATCGGGCTGCAGCTCTGGCTGCTGGTGGAGATGATCTACTGCTACAGGAAGATCGCCGCCGCTGGAGAGGAAGCTCTGAGAGCCAGCGC TGCGGAGTATTTAGCCATAGCGTCTGAGAGCAAAGACAACTGCGGCGGTGTGCAGGTCGCTGAATAA
- the zbtb22a gene encoding zinc finger and BTB domain-containing protein 22, whose amino-acid sequence MEQILGRASAPPGPVLQVCFPSVRASVLENLNRQREEGQLCDLSIQVQGQVFRAHRCVLAASSPYFHDQVLLKNVTTVSLPSVMDPLAFESVLNSAYTGQLSIVRDDIINYVTVASFLQMWHIVDKCTDILKRSRPLAQVSPGGATSSSHQSPSSSDCCFADPEDAAGEQALEKRPQSALPPLATWRRPQQSRWSRSTLTFPLRTEPECGPNPHGCAVAPLPSIETDFAARHRIRVRLRGAKEDEEQRRVEADEGVGELVEEQKVRVKCEEHQAGGVGSDGRLRESESGPTDGLWQNLAEWPSDGKLLDEDEDEETLETYDEIEQATGQISQRPLLQSSSSSPGSPLSATPKVHFCHCGKAYTLKSMRDRHVKMQHLNLRPFACPVCSKSFKMKHHLTKHVKTHGGMRPYECALCGKKIVWRDSFLKHQARCQQTSAAASGSQQDDGAGRVKVEQDDYSLQEEEILS is encoded by the exons ATGGAACAGATCCTCGGCCGCGCCAGCGCGCCACCCGGCCCCGTTCTGCAGGTGTGTTTTCCCAGCGTGCGCGCGTCGGTTCTGGAGAATCTCAACCGGCAGCGCGAGGAGGGTCAGCTGTGTGACCTGTCCATACAGGTGCAGGGTCAGGTGTTCCGCGCGCACAGGTGTGTGCTGGCCGCATCATCCCCGTATTTCCACGACCAG GTTCTGCTGAAGAACGTCACCACCGTGTCTCTTCCCTCGGTCATGGACCCGCTGGCCTTCGAGAGCGTCCTAAACTCCGCCTACACGGGGCAGCTCAGCATCGTGCGCGACGACATCATCAACTACGTCACCGTGGCCAGTTTCCTGCAGATGTGGCACATCGTGGACAAGTGCACAGACATCCTCAAGAGGTCGCGACCCCTAGCCCAGGTCAGCCCAGGCGGGGCGACCTCCTCGAGTCATCAGTCGCCCAGCAGCTCCGACTGCTGCTTCGCCGATCCGGAGGACGCCGCGGGCGAACAAGCTCTGGAGAAACGGCCGCAGAGCGCGCTTCCGCCTCTGGCCACGTGGAGGCGCCCTCAGCAGAGCAGGTGGAGCAGAAGCACCCTGACCTTCCCCCTCCGAACGGAGCCCGAATGCGGGCCGAATCCGCACGGATGCGCCGTCGCACCTTTGCCGTCCATCGAAACGGACTTCGCCGCGAGGCACCGCATCCGAGTCCGCCTGCGAGGGGCGAAAGAGGACGAGGAGCAGAGGAGGGTGGAGGCGGACGAAGGTGTCGGAGAGCTTGTGGAGGAGCAGAAAGTGAGGGTGAAGTGTGAGGAGCACCAGGCCG GAGGCGTCGGGTCGGACGGACGTCtcagagagagcgagagcggCCCGACGGACGGCCTGTGGCAGAACCTCGCCGAATGGCCGTCGGACGGCAAACTGCTCGACGAAGACGAGGACGAAGAAACGCTGGAGACCTACGACGAAATCGAGCAGGCGACGGGGCAGATTTCGCAGCGTCCTCTGCTGCAGTCGTCCTCGTCCTCTCCGGGCTCTCCTCTCTCTGCGACGCCCAAAGTCCACTTCTGTCACTGCGGTAAAGCGTACACGCTGAAGAGCATGCGCGACCGCCACGTGAAAATGCAACACCTCAACCTGCGTCCGTTCGCCTGCCCCGTCTGCTCCAAGAGCTTCAAGATGAAGCACCACCTGACCAAACACGTCAAGACGCACGGAGGCATGCGCCCGTACGAGTGCGCGCTCTGCGGGAAGAAGATTGTCTGGAGGGACAGTTTCCTCAAGCATCAGGCTCGCTGCCAGCAAACGTCCGCGGCGGCGTCTGGATCTCAGCAGGACGACGGAGCCGGACGAGTGAAGGTGGAGCAGGACGATTATTCGTTACAGGAAGAGGAAATACTCTCTTAA
- the tmem65 gene encoding transmembrane protein 65 — MIRLASVRALLTRRVPGPGQLHKCFLGTHRRKIKPDQLDLPNQAREFVYGLSPATRICLLKELQNFESKAEDSSESSPLTSAQLRYILLHNAIPFVGFGFLDNAIMIAAGTQIELSIGLTLGISTMAAAALGNLVSDLAGLGLAGYVEALASRFGMQIPDLTPRQVDMWQTRVTSHMGKAIGVAIGCILGMFPLLFLSDDEEDEKKKKKKKSHLSSD, encoded by the exons ATGATCCGGTTGGCTTCAGTGCGCGCGCTCCTGACCCGTCGCGTGCCCGGACCGGGTCAACTGCACAAATGTTTCCTCGGAACACACCGGCGCAAAATCAAACCGGACCAGCTGGATCTTCCGAACCAAGCCCGGGAGTTCGTGTACGGCCTGAGCCCGGCGACCCGGATCTGCTTACTGAAGGAGCTGCAGAACTTCGAGTCCAAGGCTGAAG actcGTCAGAATCGTCTCCTCTGACATCAGCTCAGCTCAGATACA TTCTGCTGCACAACGCCATTCCCTTCGTCGGCTTCGGCTTCCTGGACAACGCCATCATGATCGCGGCC gGCACTCAGATTGAACTGTCCATCGGATTGACGCTCGGAATATCAACAATGGCAG CGGCGGCTCTGGGGAATCTGGTGTCGGATCTGGCTGGACTCGG gttagCGGGGTACGTAGAGGCTCTGGCCTCGCGGTTTGGGATGCAGATTCCTGATCTGACGCCCAGACAGGTGGACATGTGGCAGACCAGAGTCACGTCACACATg ggAAAAGCCATCGGCGTCGCCATCGGGTGCATTCTGGGAATGTTTCCGTTGCTCTTCCTCAGTGATGACGAGGAAGacgagaagaagaagaagaagaagaagagtcaCCTGAGCTCAGACTGA
- the rnf139 gene encoding E3 ubiquitin-protein ligase RNF139, giving the protein MASAHGRLGQHFLAVLDVALRVPSIFIIDAIFNSYSDPGAGWTGTAGRVLIRALGILVSSVVLVLSQKSLFKFYTLFTAVLLGGATVLVNYYGTSHGAEALLPLRNGPTLWLALALLQLLLGLGYVALLNVQSLCAALVVVDIMAPLCGLMAELPADTRQTLALASGAILAAHAAVNLLLKLKWFYYSCRYVYLLLRHMYRIYGLQLLLEDTWKRIRFPDILRVFWLTRMTAQAVILVYVVRVVRSESGLQLGWDVFWDLFSNLIISGCDSTLTVLGMSAVISSLAHYLGLSILAFIGSTEEEDKRLGFVAPVLFFILALQTGLSGLKPEERLVRLSRNMCLLLTAILHFIHGMTDPVLMSLSASHVSSVRRHVPVLLVSLVLFALPVMLSHLLWHKFELNTWLFAVTAFCVELCLKVLVSLTVYALFMIDGFYNVLWEKLDDYVYYVRSTGNVIEFVFGVIMFGNGAYTMMFESGSKIRACMMCLHAYFNIYLQAKNGWKTFINRRTAVKKINSLPEVKGTQLRDIEDVCAICYQEFATSARITPCHHYFHALCLRKWLYIQDTCPMCHQRVYIEDDGHERVAFSNNNGYAAPAQERAEFEEDGGGAEAGGAVGGAEPQNELLEDNDSIEYDEDEWGTQPGAAPVEEDYINNDDDDTDSS; this is encoded by the exons ATGGCCTCCGCTCACGGGCGGCTGGGTCAGCACTTTCTGGCCGTGCTGGATGTGGCTCTGCGGGTCCCGAGCATCTTTATAATCGACGCTATATTTAACTCATACTCTGATCCCGGTGCCGGATGGACCGGAACCGCCGGAAGAGTGTTAATCCGCGCGCTGG GTATTCTGGTTTCCAGTGTGGTTCTGGTGCTTTCCCAGAAGTCCCTGTTCAAGTTCTACACCCTGTTCACAGCCGTCCTGCTGGGCGGCGCGACGGTTCTGGTCAACTACTACGGCACGTCTCACGGCGCGGAGGCGCTGCTGCCGCTGCGAAATGGCCCGACACTCTGGCTAGCCCTGGCGCTGCTGCAGCTGCTGCTGGGATTGGGCTATGTGGCACTGCTGAACGTGCAGTCGCTGTGCGCCGCCCTGGTGGTGGTGGACATCATGGCACCGTTGTGCGGACTGATGGCGGAACTGCCTGCGGATACGCGACAGACGCTGGCGTTGGCGTCAGGAGCGATTCTTGCGGCGCACGCTGCCGTGAACCTCCTGCTGAAGCTCAAGTGGTTTTACTACTCGTGCCGCTACGTCTACCTGCTGCTGCGCCACATGTACCGCATCTACGGCCTGCAGCTGCTGCTGGAGGACACGTGGAAGCGCATACGGTTCCCGGACATCCTGCGCGTCTTCTGGCTGACGCGCATGACTGCGCAGGCTGTGATCTTAGTGTACGTGGTGCGCGTGGTTCGCTCCGAGAGCGGCCTGCAGCTCGGCTGGGATGTGTTCTGGGACTTGTTCAGCAACCTCATCATCAGCGGCTGCGACTCGACACTAACCGTGCTCGGCATGAGCGCAGTTATATCCTCGCTAGCACATTATCTCGGACTGAGCATCCTGGCATTCATCGGCTCCACCGAGGAAGAGGATAAGCGGCTCGGGTTTGTCGCGCCTGTGTTGTTCTTCATCCTCGCGCTGCAGACGGGACTAAGCGGACTCAAACCCGAGGAGCGCCTAGTGCGCCTCAGCAGGAACATGTGCCTTCTGCTCACGGCCATTCTGCACTTCATCCACGGCATGACGGATCCGGTGCTCATGTCCCTCAGCGCCTCGCACGTCTCTTCGGTCCGCCGACACGTTCCCGTCCTGCTGGTGTCGCTGGTTCTGTTCGCTCTTCCCGTCATGCTCAGTCACCTGCTGTGGCATAAATTCGAGCTCAACACGTGGCTGTTCGCCGTCACCGCCTTCTGCGTGGAGCTCTGCCTGAAGGTGCTGGTGTCGCTCACCGTCTACGCGCTCTTCATGATCGACGGCTTCTACAACGTGCTCTGGGAGAAGCTGGACGACTACGTCTACTACGTGCGCTCCACCGGCAACGTCATCGAGTTTGTCTTTGGCGTGATCATGTTCGGAAACGGCGCGTACACGATGATGTTCGAGTCGGGCAGCAAGATCCGTGCGTGCATGATGTGCCTTCACGCGTACTTCAACATCTACCTGCAAGCCAAGAACGGCTGGAAGACGTTCATCAACCGCCGCACGGCTGTCAAGAAGATCAACTCGCTGCCGGAGGTCAAAGGCACGCAACTGCGGGACATCGAGGACGTCTGCGCCATCTGCTACCAGGAGTTTGCCACGTCCGCGCGCATCACCCCGTGCCACCATTACTTTCACGCGCTCTGCTTGCGCAAGTGGCTGTACATCCAGGACACGTGTCCCATGTGCCACCAGCGCGTCTACATCGAGGACGACGGACACGAGCGCGTCGCCTTCTCTAATAACAACGGTTACGCCGCGCCGGCTCAGGAGAGGGCGGAGTTTGAGGAGGACGGGGGCGGGGCTGAAGCGGGCGGGGCCGTGGGAGGGGCGGAGCCTCAGAACGAGCTCCTGGAGGACAACGACAGCATCGAGTACGACGAAGACGAGTGGGGAACGCAGCCCGGCGCCGCGCCCGTCGAGGAGGATTACATTAACAACGACGATGACGACACGGACTCCAGCTGA